The DNA sequence AGAACACCTCGGCGTCGCCTCCCGCGAGGGCCGTCAGCGCCGCGCGGTCCTCCTCGGTCGGGGTCACCGAGATCACCTCGCCGTAATCGAAGACGATCACTTTGCCGGGGATTCTGATACCCATGTTTCCAACCTATCGTGAGGCATGCGGCCCTTCGCGGCCGGACGAGGCACGCGACGAGGAGGGAGGCCCGCGGTGACGCAGTGGCGCAAGTGGGGCCGGGACGAGGCGCGGGAGTGGATCGCCGTCCCGCAGGAGTCGAGCGACAAATACACCCGGGGCGTGCTCGGCATCGTGACCGGCTCCGAGCTCTATCCGGGCGCGGCCGTGCTCGGCGTCGAGGCGGCCTCGCGAACCGGGGTCGGCATGATCCGCTATCTCGGCGCCCCGCGTCCGTCCGAACACGTGCTCCAGCGCAGGCCGGAGGTCGTGACCGCACCCGGCAGGGTCCAGGCGTGGCTCATCGGCTCGGGGATGGACGCCTCCTCGCGGCCTCAGGACGACGCCCACCGGTTGCGCACGGCCGTCCGCGACGGGACGCCCGTCGTGGTCGACGCCGGAGCGCTCGACCTGGCGACGCGCGCCTCCGGACCCGTCGTGATCACGCCGCACTACCGCGAGCTCGCCGCTGTGCTGGCGGCGGCGGCCGACGACGACTCGGATGCGGTGACCGCCGACGACATCGCGGCCGACCCGGGTGCATGGGCGGCGCGGGCCGCGGAGTCGCTCGGCGTCACGGTCCTGCTCAAAGGGCACACGACGTACGTCGCGGCGCCCGACGGACCGCGTCTGTCGGTGACCGCGGGGCCGTCCTGGCTCGCGACGGCGGGGAGCGGAGACGTCCTGGGCGGGGTGCTCGGAGCGCTCGTCGCGACGCACGCCCGCGAGGTGGACGAGGACGGCCACGACGCCCTCGCGGCGCTCGCCGCGACGGCCGCGTGGGTGCACGGCCGCGCGGGGGAACGCGCCTCCCGGGGCGGCCCCATCGTCGCACTCGACATCGCCGGGTGCCTCCCCGACGTGGTGCGCGACCTCGTTCAGGGTGGTGACGACCCCATCCCCTAGGATGTGGCCTCATGGGGATCGACTCGGCGCCGGCACCCGCACCGGCGACCCCGCTCCTCGAGCCCGGCGTCGTCCGTCGCGTCCTCCGCAGTCCCTTCTCGCTGTGGATCGCCTTCCTGCTCGTGCACCTGATCGTCGGCGGCCTCGCCCTCGAGGGCGGCAAGGGCCTCGGCGACGTCTTCCTCGTGTACAAGCCGTGGGCGCAGCTCGCCGCGCAGGGAACGCAGATCGTCGGCGTCACGTCGGACTGGGTCTACCCGTTCGGCGCGCTCGTCCCCGTGATGCTGCCCCTCCTGTTCGGCCCGGAGGCCTACGTCGGCGGCTGGCTCACCATGGTGCTCCTCCTCGATGCGGCGGCGTTCGCCGTGCTGATCGTGGGCCGCGAGCCGCGCCGGATCGTCGCCGCCTGGTGGTGGCTGGGCTTCCTGCTCCTGCTCGGCCCGATCGCGGTCGGACGCCTCGACTCGATCTCGATGGCCCTCGCGGTCGTCGGCCTGCTGTGGCTGACGCTCCACGAACGAGCCGCGGTCGTGGTGCTGACCGCGGCTACGTGGATCAAGGTCTGGCCGGCCGCCATCCTCATCGCCGCCGTGGTCGCGCTCCGCAGCCGCTGGCACATCGTGCTGGTCGCCGCCGTCACGTCCGCGATCATCGCCGCGGTGCCCCTGATCTTCGGAGCCGGCACGCACCTCCTCAGCTTCATCGGGATGCAGACCGACCGCGGCCTCCAGATCGAGGCGCCGGTGAGCACCTTCTGGATGTGGCAGGCCGCGTTCCACGTGCCGGGCTCGGTGGTGTACTACGACCGGCACCTGCTCACGTTCCAGGTGAGCGGGCACGGGACGACCGTCGCCGGTTCTCTCATGAACCCGCTGCTCGCCCTGACCGCCGTCGTCGTGATGCTCATCGGCATCCGCTCCCTCCGGCGCGGGACCCCGTACACGCGGATCCTGCCCGAACTCTCCCTGGCCCTCGTCACGGCCGTCATCGCGTTCAACAAGGTCGGCTCGCCCCAGTACGTCGTGTGGTTCGCCGCGCCCGTCGTCATCGGACTCGTCTACCAGGGCCGCGGATTCCTCACGCCGGCCATCCTCGTCGGGGTGACCGCCGCCCTCACACAGGCCTTCTACCCGTTCCTCTACGACTTCCTGCTCGTGCCCGACCCGGGCATGGTGGCGGTGCTCACCGTGCGGAACCTCATGTACTTCGTGATCCTCGGGTGGGCGATCGCCGCGCTCTGGCGGAAGCGGCACCGCGACGAGGCCGCCGGCGACCTCCTCCCGGCGCACGCGTGGCCGTTCCGGGCCGCGCCCGGAGCGCATCCCGAGCCGGTCGGGCGCGCGTAGCAGAGCCCCGCGCTCGTCGAGGTGCTCGTAGATGTCGTGACACGCCGTGGCGGGGCCGCAACTGCGAGCACCTCGATGGCGGGGCGGCGCGGCGCGGGGCGGCGCGGCGACGCGGTGGGGACGCGGCCGGGAGGCGCGCCTAGACTGGGAGGCACGGAGTCAGGAGGCGACATGCTGGTGGCATTCTCGGTCGCGCCGAGCGGCGGTGAAGGGGCGGACGCGTCGGTGCACGACGCTGTGGCCGCCGCGGTGAAGATCGTCCGCGAGAGCGGACTGCCGAACCGGACCAACTCGATGTTCACAGAGATCGAGGGGGAGTGGGACGAGGTCTTCGACGTCATCCGCCGAGCCACGGAGGCGGTGGGGCGGTACGGCACGCGGGTCTCCCTGGTGCTGAAGGCCGACATCCGCCCCGGGTACACCGGCGAACTCACCGGCAAGGTGGAGCGGCTCGAGGAGGCTCTGCGCTCGCAGGAGTGAGCGCGGCAGCGGCGAGGCACTCCGCGACGGGTCGCCGGCGCCTTCACGTCGTCGACTCGAAACGATTCGATATATGCTGATCCGGTGAATCCCGTTACCCACGGGCCGACGTCGTTGTCGTCGGCCCGTACTCGTCTTGCGCTCTTCGCGCTCGCCCTGGGCGGCTTCGGCATCGGCTCGACCGAGTTCGTCGCCATGGGCCTGCTGCCCAACATCGCGCACGACCTGCTGCCGCAGCTCTACGCCGCGTCACAGACCGACGCGAACGCGCAGGCCGGCTGGATCATCTCCGCGTACGCCCTCGGCGTGGTGGTCGGCGCTCCGACGATCGCGGCGTTCGCTGCGCGCCTCCCGCGCAAGAAGCTGCTCCTCTGGCTGCTCGTGGCCTTCACACTCGGAACGGTGGCGTCCGCCCTCGCTCCCACGTTCCAGCTCGTCCTCCTCGCCCGCTTCGTCAGCGCGCTCCCTCACGGCGCCTACTTCGGCATCGCCTCCCTCGTCGCCGCATCGCTGATGGGGCCGGGCAAGCGCGGGCAGGGCGTCGCGTTCGTGCTGTCGGGACTCACGATCGCGAACGTGATCGGCGTCCCGTTCATCACGTGGGTCGGCCAGAACAACGGCTGGCGGATCGCGTATCTCGTCGTGGCGGCGATCTTCGCGCTGACCTTCGTCGCCGTCGCGCTGCTCGTCCCCTGGCAGGAGGGGAACCCCGCGGCGACGCTCCGGAACGAGCTGCGCGCATTCGGACGCCTCCAGGTGTGGCTGGCGCTCCTCATCGGCGCGATCGGGTTCGGCGGCTTCTTCGCCGTCTACACCTACATCGCGCCGGTGGTGACGACCGTCACGGGGCTCCCGGAGTCGTCCGTGCCGCTCGTGCTCATCCTGATCGGCGTGGGCATGACCGTGGGCAACATCGTCGGCGGGCGCATGGCCGATCGCAGCGTGAAGCGCAGCATGCTGACCGGGTTCGTCGTGCTCCTGGTGTCGCTGATCGTGCTGTTCTTCACCGCCTCCACGGTGGTGGGCCTGCTCGCCTGCGTGTTCGTCGTCGCAGCAGCGTGCTCCGCCCTGTCACCCACGATCCAGACGCGCCTGATGGACGTGGCCCACGACAGCCAGTCGATCGCCGCCGCGCTGAACCACTCGGCGCTCAACATCGCGAACGCGGCGGGCGCCTTCCTCGGCGGTCTCGCGATCGCGGCGGGATACGGGTACCTGTCGCCGATCGCGGTCGGTGCCGTGCTCGCGGTCGGCGGGATCGCGCTCGCGCTCCTCTCGTTCGGCATAGACCGGTCGCGTGTGCGCCGCGGCGTCGACACGGGGGTCGTCCGGGCGCAGCGGCCGGAGCCCGTCCCGATCGACTGATCGCGGGAGGCGGCGCGTGCCGCCCCCGTCAGTCGTTCTGCAGCAGGATGCCGTCCTGGATGGCGCGCTTGCGCAGCGCCACCTTGGTGCCGACGTCGTAACCCGCGACGCGGTACTTCTCGCGGATGCGCTTGAGGTAGCTCTTCGCGGTCTCGTCCGAGATGCCGAGCTGGAAGGCCACGGCCTTGACCGGCTCGCCCGCGCCGTAGAGCGCCATGACCCGGCGCTCCTGGGCGCTCAGCTTGGGGGCCCCGCCGACCTCGCCGGCGTTGAGCGCCAGGTCGAGTTCGGCCGAGATGAACGACTCGCCCTTGTTCGCGGCGCGGAT is a window from the Leifsonia sp. AG29 genome containing:
- a CDS encoding ADP-dependent NAD(P)H-hydrate dehydratase, yielding MTQWRKWGRDEAREWIAVPQESSDKYTRGVLGIVTGSELYPGAAVLGVEAASRTGVGMIRYLGAPRPSEHVLQRRPEVVTAPGRVQAWLIGSGMDASSRPQDDAHRLRTAVRDGTPVVVDAGALDLATRASGPVVITPHYRELAAVLAAAADDDSDAVTADDIAADPGAWAARAAESLGVTVLLKGHTTYVAAPDGPRLSVTAGPSWLATAGSGDVLGGVLGALVATHAREVDEDGHDALAALAATAAWVHGRAGERASRGGPIVALDIAGCLPDVVRDLVQGGDDPIP
- a CDS encoding glycosyltransferase 87 family protein yields the protein MGIDSAPAPAPATPLLEPGVVRRVLRSPFSLWIAFLLVHLIVGGLALEGGKGLGDVFLVYKPWAQLAAQGTQIVGVTSDWVYPFGALVPVMLPLLFGPEAYVGGWLTMVLLLDAAAFAVLIVGREPRRIVAAWWWLGFLLLLGPIAVGRLDSISMALAVVGLLWLTLHERAAVVVLTAATWIKVWPAAILIAAVVALRSRWHIVLVAAVTSAIIAAVPLIFGAGTHLLSFIGMQTDRGLQIEAPVSTFWMWQAAFHVPGSVVYYDRHLLTFQVSGHGTTVAGSLMNPLLALTAVVVMLIGIRSLRRGTPYTRILPELSLALVTAVIAFNKVGSPQYVVWFAAPVVIGLVYQGRGFLTPAILVGVTAALTQAFYPFLYDFLLVPDPGMVAVLTVRNLMYFVILGWAIAALWRKRHRDEAAGDLLPAHAWPFRAAPGAHPEPVGRA
- a CDS encoding thiamine-binding protein, with translation MLVAFSVAPSGGEGADASVHDAVAAAVKIVRESGLPNRTNSMFTEIEGEWDEVFDVIRRATEAVGRYGTRVSLVLKADIRPGYTGELTGKVERLEEALRSQE
- a CDS encoding MFS transporter, with translation MNPVTHGPTSLSSARTRLALFALALGGFGIGSTEFVAMGLLPNIAHDLLPQLYAASQTDANAQAGWIISAYALGVVVGAPTIAAFAARLPRKKLLLWLLVAFTLGTVASALAPTFQLVLLARFVSALPHGAYFGIASLVAASLMGPGKRGQGVAFVLSGLTIANVIGVPFITWVGQNNGWRIAYLVVAAIFALTFVAVALLVPWQEGNPAATLRNELRAFGRLQVWLALLIGAIGFGGFFAVYTYIAPVVTTVTGLPESSVPLVLILIGVGMTVGNIVGGRMADRSVKRSMLTGFVVLLVSLIVLFFTASTVVGLLACVFVVAAACSALSPTIQTRLMDVAHDSQSIAAALNHSALNIANAAGAFLGGLAIAAGYGYLSPIAVGAVLAVGGIALALLSFGIDRSRVRRGVDTGVVRAQRPEPVPID